A portion of the Stigmatella aurantiaca DW4/3-1 genome contains these proteins:
- a CDS encoding serine/threonine protein kinase, which produces MTPLPVGHTLGAFGFLGLPASKGAWAASCTVSLEIYGNYHLVKRLALGGMAQIYLARRKGQDASAPLVVVKRILPHLAENLEFVRMFLDEARIAARLAHPNIVQLYDLGAQDDSFFLAMEYIHGDDVRRICKRAESLNHPLPVALACRVIIDACAGLDYAHKKLDPLGKPLGIVHRDVSPQNILVSFEGEVKVVDFGIAKAADQATVTRSGVLKGKYSYMSPEQAAGKRVDCRSDVFALGVVLYELLTGTRLFKRSTDMQTLSAVAECQVTPPSEVSPRVPADLDAIVLKALARDPDTRYAEALQLQVALEEWLRAHPSASSQADLAAFMQEVYAERLAREARTGQVVVEEEAPALVQRSAGEGARRSGSGPSPSSKDVTRADRGEVVEAVALEATARSPMRPSRPNRVAEVVPDPDETDRQRPERRTLTPRPVDVRRPEPTVSVQTRTDQDAPSLSITDTTQPPSRSRPGLVSRWGWLMGLAAFLLVAGGTALLWVWLAPGLLPMPETAQAAPVPTPAKPPPPQAVPQTPPPVWVQLTLETKPSDATVFVDGQERQGPRPMVIQAMKDQELEVKVMAPDYETAVRRVKVTASPSQLERFVLTRPLRTAPSAPVPAPIKTSRGGPLKPGEPPATGRVRFNVTPWARVSCNERPLGTTPMLNEVTLPEGVYQCKFHNPELDRTESRSIEVKALTLNEVEVRF; this is translated from the coding sequence TTGACCCCCCTGCCGGTGGGACATACGCTCGGGGCCTTTGGCTTCCTGGGCCTCCCCGCATCGAAGGGCGCGTGGGCGGCAAGCTGCACCGTGTCGCTCGAGATCTACGGCAACTACCACCTCGTTAAACGGCTCGCCTTGGGCGGGATGGCGCAGATTTACCTCGCCCGGCGCAAGGGTCAGGACGCCTCGGCCCCCCTGGTGGTGGTGAAGCGCATTCTTCCCCATTTGGCGGAGAATCTTGAGTTTGTCCGGATGTTCCTGGATGAGGCGCGGATCGCCGCCCGGCTGGCCCATCCCAACATCGTCCAGCTCTACGACTTGGGGGCGCAGGACGACAGCTTCTTCCTGGCCATGGAGTACATCCATGGGGACGACGTACGGCGCATCTGCAAGCGCGCCGAGTCGCTGAATCATCCGCTGCCGGTGGCGCTGGCCTGCCGCGTCATCATCGATGCGTGCGCGGGGCTGGACTACGCGCACAAGAAGCTGGACCCGCTGGGCAAGCCGCTGGGCATCGTTCACCGGGATGTGTCGCCGCAGAACATCCTCGTGTCGTTCGAGGGCGAGGTGAAGGTGGTGGACTTTGGGATCGCCAAGGCGGCGGACCAGGCCACGGTGACGCGCTCGGGGGTGCTCAAGGGCAAGTACTCGTACATGTCGCCGGAGCAGGCGGCGGGCAAGCGGGTGGACTGCCGCAGCGATGTGTTCGCGCTCGGGGTGGTGCTTTACGAACTGCTCACCGGCACGCGCCTGTTCAAGCGCTCCACGGACATGCAGACATTGTCGGCGGTGGCCGAGTGCCAGGTGACGCCGCCGTCCGAGGTGAGCCCGCGCGTCCCCGCGGACCTGGATGCCATCGTCCTGAAGGCGCTCGCCAGGGATCCGGACACGCGCTACGCCGAGGCGCTCCAGCTCCAGGTGGCGCTCGAAGAATGGCTGCGCGCGCACCCATCCGCCTCGTCCCAGGCGGACCTGGCCGCCTTCATGCAGGAGGTGTATGCCGAGCGCTTGGCCCGCGAGGCGCGCACGGGGCAGGTGGTGGTGGAGGAGGAAGCGCCTGCCCTGGTTCAGCGTTCCGCGGGGGAAGGGGCGCGCCGCTCGGGCTCAGGCCCCAGCCCCTCCTCGAAGGACGTCACCCGGGCGGACCGAGGCGAGGTGGTGGAGGCGGTTGCCCTGGAGGCCACGGCGCGCTCGCCGATGCGGCCGAGCCGGCCCAACCGGGTGGCCGAGGTGGTCCCGGATCCCGATGAGACGGATCGCCAGCGTCCCGAGCGGCGGACCCTGACCCCCCGGCCCGTGGATGTGCGCCGCCCGGAGCCCACCGTCTCCGTGCAGACGCGGACGGATCAGGACGCGCCTTCGCTGTCGATCACCGACACGACGCAGCCTCCCTCGCGCAGCCGCCCGGGGTTGGTCTCGCGGTGGGGGTGGCTGATGGGGTTGGCCGCGTTCCTGCTCGTCGCGGGCGGCACGGCCCTCTTGTGGGTGTGGCTGGCGCCCGGGCTCTTGCCCATGCCCGAGACGGCCCAGGCCGCGCCGGTGCCCACTCCCGCGAAGCCGCCGCCGCCCCAGGCCGTGCCGCAGACCCCTCCGCCCGTCTGGGTCCAGCTCACCCTGGAGACGAAGCCCTCGGATGCGACGGTCTTCGTGGATGGCCAGGAGCGGCAGGGCCCGCGCCCAATGGTGATCCAGGCGATGAAGGATCAGGAGCTGGAGGTGAAGGTGATGGCTCCCGACTACGAGACCGCCGTCCGGCGGGTGAAGGTGACGGCGAGCCCCTCACAGCTGGAGCGGTTCGTCCTGACGCGGCCGCTGCGGACTGCTCCTTCCGCGCCCGTCCCCGCCCCCATCAAGACGTCGCGCGGGGGGCCGCTCAAGCCCGGAGAGCCGCCCGCCACGGGGCGGGTGCGCTTCAACGTGACGCCCTGGGCGAGGGTCTCCTGCAACGAGCGCCCCTTGGGCACCACGCCGATGTTGAATGAAGTGACGCTGCCGGAGGGGGTCTACCAGTGCAAGTTTCACAACCCCGAGCTGGACAGGACGGAATCCCGGAGCATCGAAGTGAAGGCCCTCACGCTGAACGAGGTGGAGGTCAGGTTCTAG
- a CDS encoding choice-of-anchor D domain-containing protein produces the protein MGGRWGLWVVVLGLLSGCADRERSSIADGRLAVTPAGIDFQRVAIFDGREVDVTVRNVGRARLSVDDVWVEGPDGTYVAAFTHEGPHSLLPGSECSMKVRFAPMKSGALPATLVIRSDSKVEPLLRIPLSGTGVDAIARVSPRRLDFGRIEADSSKTLSIQVENPTDMPVEVATRLVGADKGEFVIEPVMLAPGETRSLPLAFNPVVVGRKSVALAVSPCHGCADVPVLVAAESLEQAVVAEPPVLDFGGVPVDKDKRLMARLHNISTEPMTVTSMRLGGKDASFTHAATGFPLVLQPGEVREWDMRYSPGHMGAADDAVHFQVVSKRHPTTSISMLGYGGAAELCISPMAHNFGQKPIGSKTSMNVNIKHCGSENGGPLRISSLGFLPNPTGLTQFTLSPVALPHTLLPGQELNVKVFFEPSVVGPAVGTLVAETNAFNAERVQIDFQGGAEPHAPCELAINPAGVDFGTVRPQRGAVLGVKVENRGSDLCPVKNIRLRDDGGGVFRLPGGDLDGLVLYPGDWFSFQVAFTAPAAGGTFLGSLQIEQSDPVQPLVLVPLSAHSQGTCLVPDPYYVDFGLSRRDCPAAPRQVRYLNACQDPVTISNVFVGPGTTDLEFALRSAPPPMPFELLPNEGFTVEVDYFAQVSGMNLSPLFVESSDLPHPLLVTLLGESSKRVENTDTFIQQDATKVDVLFVVDNTASMVEEQPRFVQALPAFVSTALDKQVDLHVAVTTTGITPELNTCPGGAQGGEAGRFFPVDGSAPRILTHQMPDLATRLQANAQVGQCASVEQGFEAVRRALSEPLVNSADDPRTPQPNDGNAGFLRDAAALVVVFVGDEDDHSPDSVDTYVRSFQAKKGQYQPQRMSIYAIAPTGTACATAGGTGTRYAEAAQRTGGEVVSVCAPDYAPLLRNVANKAFSPQDRFPLSVLPEVGSVVVRINGSPVSSGWTYDGATNSVVFSPSPLPGAKVELSYRRACQ, from the coding sequence ATGGGTGGGCGTTGGGGCCTTTGGGTGGTCGTCCTGGGTTTGCTCTCTGGGTGTGCGGACCGGGAGCGATCATCGATTGCCGATGGCCGCTTGGCGGTGACACCGGCAGGAATTGACTTCCAACGGGTGGCGATCTTCGACGGACGCGAGGTGGACGTCACCGTGCGCAACGTCGGGCGCGCGCGCCTCTCGGTCGATGATGTGTGGGTGGAAGGGCCGGATGGGACGTACGTGGCCGCCTTCACCCACGAGGGGCCTCACAGCCTGCTGCCCGGCAGCGAGTGCTCCATGAAGGTGCGCTTCGCGCCGATGAAGTCCGGGGCCCTTCCCGCCACGCTCGTCATCCGTTCGGATTCAAAGGTCGAGCCCTTGCTCCGGATTCCGCTGAGCGGCACGGGGGTGGACGCCATCGCGCGCGTGTCGCCCCGGCGGTTGGACTTTGGCCGCATCGAGGCGGACTCCTCCAAGACGCTCAGCATCCAGGTGGAAAACCCCACGGACATGCCCGTGGAGGTGGCCACGCGGCTGGTGGGCGCGGACAAGGGGGAGTTCGTCATCGAGCCCGTGATGCTGGCGCCTGGAGAGACGCGCTCGCTGCCGCTGGCGTTCAACCCGGTGGTGGTGGGGCGCAAGAGCGTGGCGCTCGCGGTGTCGCCGTGCCACGGATGCGCGGATGTTCCCGTGCTGGTGGCGGCCGAGTCGTTGGAGCAGGCGGTGGTGGCCGAGCCGCCCGTGCTGGACTTCGGCGGGGTGCCCGTCGACAAGGACAAGCGCCTCATGGCGCGCCTGCACAACATCAGCACCGAGCCGATGACGGTGACGAGCATGCGCCTGGGGGGCAAGGATGCCTCTTTCACCCACGCCGCCACGGGGTTTCCGCTGGTGCTCCAGCCCGGCGAGGTGCGTGAGTGGGACATGCGCTACAGCCCTGGCCACATGGGGGCGGCGGACGATGCCGTGCACTTCCAGGTGGTGAGCAAGCGTCACCCGACCACGTCCATCTCCATGCTGGGGTATGGCGGCGCGGCGGAGCTGTGCATCTCGCCCATGGCCCACAACTTCGGCCAGAAGCCCATCGGCTCCAAGACGTCGATGAACGTCAACATCAAGCACTGTGGCTCCGAGAACGGCGGCCCGCTGCGCATCAGCAGCCTGGGCTTCCTGCCAAACCCCACGGGGCTGACGCAGTTCACCCTCTCGCCGGTGGCGTTGCCACACACGCTGCTTCCCGGCCAGGAACTCAACGTCAAGGTCTTCTTCGAGCCCTCGGTCGTGGGCCCCGCCGTCGGCACGCTGGTGGCGGAGACGAATGCCTTCAATGCCGAGCGGGTGCAGATCGATTTCCAGGGAGGGGCCGAGCCCCACGCACCCTGTGAGCTGGCCATCAACCCGGCGGGCGTGGACTTCGGCACGGTGCGGCCCCAGCGGGGGGCGGTGCTGGGCGTGAAGGTGGAGAACCGCGGCTCGGACCTGTGCCCGGTGAAGAACATCCGCCTGCGCGACGATGGGGGAGGGGTGTTCCGGTTGCCAGGAGGAGATCTGGATGGCTTGGTCCTGTACCCGGGCGACTGGTTCAGTTTCCAGGTGGCGTTCACGGCGCCGGCGGCCGGGGGCACGTTCCTGGGGTCGCTTCAGATCGAACAGTCGGACCCGGTCCAGCCGCTCGTCCTGGTGCCGTTGAGTGCCCACTCCCAGGGCACCTGCCTGGTTCCGGATCCGTACTACGTGGACTTCGGCCTCTCGCGCAGGGACTGCCCGGCCGCGCCACGGCAGGTGCGCTACCTCAACGCCTGCCAGGATCCGGTGACGATCTCGAACGTGTTCGTGGGGCCGGGCACCACGGACCTGGAGTTCGCGCTGCGCTCGGCGCCGCCCCCCATGCCCTTCGAGCTGCTTCCGAACGAGGGCTTCACCGTGGAGGTGGACTACTTCGCCCAGGTCAGTGGCATGAATCTGTCGCCGCTCTTCGTGGAGTCGAGCGATTTGCCCCATCCGTTGCTGGTGACGCTCCTGGGTGAGTCCTCCAAGCGGGTGGAGAACACGGACACGTTCATCCAGCAGGATGCCACGAAGGTGGATGTTCTCTTCGTGGTGGATAACACCGCGTCCATGGTGGAGGAGCAGCCGCGCTTCGTTCAGGCGCTGCCGGCCTTCGTGAGCACGGCGCTCGACAAGCAGGTGGACCTGCACGTGGCGGTGACCACCACGGGCATCACCCCGGAGCTGAATACCTGTCCGGGGGGAGCCCAGGGGGGCGAGGCGGGCCGGTTCTTTCCGGTGGATGGCAGCGCCCCGCGGATCCTCACCCACCAGATGCCGGATCTGGCCACGCGGCTCCAGGCCAACGCCCAGGTGGGGCAGTGTGCCTCCGTGGAGCAGGGCTTCGAGGCCGTGCGCCGGGCCCTCTCCGAGCCGCTGGTGAACAGCGCGGATGATCCGCGCACGCCCCAGCCGAACGACGGCAACGCGGGCTTCCTGCGCGATGCGGCCGCGCTGGTGGTGGTCTTCGTGGGAGACGAGGACGACCACTCGCCCGACAGCGTGGACACGTATGTGCGCTCGTTCCAGGCCAAGAAGGGCCAGTACCAGCCGCAGCGCATGTCCATCTACGCCATCGCGCCCACGGGCACGGCCTGTGCCACCGCGGGCGGCACGGGGACCCGGTACGCGGAGGCCGCCCAGCGCACGGGAGGCGAGGTCGTCTCCGTGTGTGCGCCGGACTACGCGCCGCTCTTGCGCAACGTGGCCAACAAGGCCTTCTCTCCCCAGGACCGCTTCCCGCTGAGCGTGCTGCCAGAGGTGGGCTCGGTGGTGGTGCGCATCAACGGTTCGCCCGTCTCCAGCGGCTGGACCTACGACGGAGCCACCAACTCCGTCGTCTTCTCGCCAAGCCCCCTGCCTGGGGCCAAGGTGGAGCTCTCCTACCGGCGCGCATGCCAGTGA
- the pssA gene encoding CDP-diacylglycerol--serine O-phosphatidyltransferase, whose amino-acid sequence MTTESPGKQTRRHFSMIRTFVLADFVTLGNGFSGSGAILSAMQYLATGETRWLWLAFALMPMAFVLDALDGRIARWRFRSSPLGADLDSLADVISFGMAPAALAFAVGMRGALDVAVLLYFVACGISRLARFNVTAAELSDGTGKVRYFEGTPIPTSLALVAVLAVATWQGRIGPGAQMLGGVWELGPVSLHPLVLLYLLSGSAMISKTLRIPKF is encoded by the coding sequence ATGACGACTGAGTCTCCCGGGAAACAGACGCGCCGCCATTTCTCGATGATCCGAACCTTCGTGCTCGCGGACTTCGTCACGTTGGGCAATGGCTTTTCGGGCTCGGGGGCCATCCTCTCGGCGATGCAATACCTGGCCACGGGCGAGACGCGCTGGTTGTGGCTGGCGTTCGCGCTGATGCCGATGGCGTTCGTGCTCGATGCCCTGGATGGGCGGATTGCCCGCTGGCGCTTCCGCTCCTCGCCCCTGGGGGCGGACCTGGACTCCCTGGCGGATGTCATTTCCTTCGGCATGGCCCCGGCGGCCCTGGCGTTCGCCGTGGGCATGCGGGGGGCCTTGGATGTCGCGGTGCTCCTCTACTTCGTGGCGTGTGGCATCAGCCGGCTGGCGCGCTTCAACGTCACGGCGGCCGAGCTGTCCGATGGGACAGGCAAGGTGCGGTACTTCGAGGGGACGCCCATCCCGACGAGCCTGGCCCTGGTGGCGGTCCTGGCGGTGGCGACGTGGCAGGGGCGTATCGGCCCCGGGGCGCAGATGCTGGGAGGGGTTTGGGAGCTGGGGCCGGTGTCCCTGCACCCGCTGGTGCTGCTCTACCTCCTCAGCGGCAGTGCGATGATCAGTAAGACACTGCGCATCCCGAAGTTTTGA